One Halalkalicoccus sp. NIPERK01 DNA segment encodes these proteins:
- a CDS encoding SAM-dependent chlorinase/fluorinase, with protein sequence MITLASDFGTPYPAAMKAVICSRTDARLVDVAHDLPRQDPRTAAFWLREVLPWFPPAVHLAVIDPGVGTERKALVVRAGEHALVGPDNGVLLPAARRLGEPEAFAIDPDHEAFPGTDGEGRTFDGRDVFAPVAAAVHEAGVDELEGIEWLSATDHADLRFPDPEVREREAVGEVLVVDGFGNAITNVPGDVLDGRFGGDVAVNGTAVPAERSYAHVDPGERLVTVGSHGNVELAVNAGRGDEAFGVEAESPVRVSY encoded by the coding sequence GTGATTACGCTCGCCTCGGACTTCGGCACGCCCTATCCGGCGGCGATGAAGGCCGTGATCTGCTCGCGGACCGACGCCCGACTCGTCGACGTCGCCCACGACCTCCCCCGACAGGACCCCCGGACGGCGGCGTTCTGGCTGCGCGAAGTCCTGCCGTGGTTCCCGCCGGCGGTCCACCTCGCCGTGATCGACCCCGGCGTCGGCACCGAGAGGAAGGCGCTGGTCGTCCGCGCCGGCGAGCACGCCCTCGTGGGACCGGACAACGGCGTCCTCCTCCCCGCGGCCCGCCGCCTCGGCGAGCCGGAGGCCTTCGCCATCGACCCCGACCACGAGGCGTTTCCCGGCACCGACGGCGAGGGGCGCACGTTCGACGGCCGGGACGTTTTTGCACCTGTCGCCGCGGCGGTCCACGAGGCCGGCGTCGACGAACTCGAAGGGATCGAGTGGCTCTCGGCGACCGACCACGCGGACCTCCGGTTTCCCGACCCGGAGGTGCGCGAGCGCGAGGCCGTCGGCGAGGTGCTCGTGGTCGACGGCTTCGGCAACGCGATCACCAACGTCCCGGGCGACGTTCTGGACGGGCGGTTCGGCGGGGACGTCGCCGTGAACGGAACGGCCGTCCCCGCCGAGCGGAGCTACGCACACGTCGACCCCGGGGAGCGACTCGTCACCGTCGGGAGCCACGGCAACGTCGAACTCGCGGTCAACGCCGGCCGCGGCGACGAGGCGTTCGGTGTCGAGGCCGAATCCCCGGTCCGGGTCTCGTACTGA
- a CDS encoding nicotinamide-nucleotide adenylyltransferase: MTRGFYIGRFQPYHNGHHRMVDRIASEVDELVLGIGSAGDSHSRHDPFTAGERIMMITKSLVDYDLVTYAVPIEDLDRNSVWVSHVQSMSPDFDVAYSNNPLVIRLFEEAGVEVRQSPMFNREELEGTEVRERMIEDRDWESLVPEAVVDVIYETEGIERIQQVSETDANGT; the protein is encoded by the coding sequence ATGACACGGGGGTTCTACATCGGTCGGTTCCAGCCCTACCACAACGGGCACCACCGGATGGTCGACCGGATCGCGAGCGAGGTCGACGAGCTCGTCCTCGGGATCGGCAGCGCGGGCGATTCACACTCGAGACACGATCCCTTCACGGCCGGCGAGCGCATCATGATGATCACCAAATCGCTGGTCGACTACGACCTGGTGACCTACGCCGTCCCGATCGAGGACCTCGATCGCAACTCCGTCTGGGTCAGCCACGTCCAGAGCATGAGCCCCGACTTCGATGTCGCGTACTCGAACAACCCCCTCGTGATCCGGCTGTTCGAGGAGGCGGGCGTCGAGGTGCGCCAGTCGCCGATGTTCAACCGCGAGGAGCTAGAGGGAACCGAGGTTCGAGAGCGCATGATCGAGGACCGCGACTGGGAGTCGCTCGTGCCCGAGGCGGTCGTCGACGTGATCTACGAGACGGAGGGCATCGAGCGCATCCAGCAGGTCAGTGAGACCGACGCCAACGGAACGTGA
- the lonB gene encoding ATP-dependent protease LonB: MSNERDTGDRPVDGVSESSGSEPDDTRDEPPQEGSNDGFGSDVDVGFDAEIEEDEDDLLGGLRVESTEDIKVPEKLVDQVIGQDHAQEIVRKAAKQRRHILMIGSPGTGKSMLAKAMTQLLPNEDLQDVLIYHNPDDGNEPKVRTVPAGKGEQIVDAHKEEARKRNTMRTILMWLIIIVILGYSLFIGNILLGIIAAAIIYLAFKYANRGSDAMIPNLLINNADRTTAPFEDVTGAHAGALLGDVRHDPFQSGGMETPSHDRVEAGGIHKSHRGVLFIDEINTLDVRSQQHLMTAIQEGEFSITGQSERSSGAMVQTEPVPCDFIMVAAGNRDALENMHPALRSRIKGYGYEVFMDDTIEDTPEMRRKYARFVAQEVENDGRLPHFTREAVEEVILEAKRRSGRKGHLTLLFRSLGGLVRVAGDIARSEDAEFTTRDHVLQAKKRSRSIEQQLADTFIERYSDYDMTMNEGGVVGRVNGLAVMGDDSGIVKPIMAEVTQGHGEVIATGKLQEIAQESVQNVSAIIKKFTNQDINELDVHIQFLQSYEGVEGDSASISIATAVISALEEIPIAQDVAMTGSLSVRGDVLPVGGVTHKIEAAAKAGIDTVIIPKSNEQDVMIEDEYKEQIEVIPVSHISEVLDIALVGEPEKDGLVDRLKQITTALERDRQVPGGSPAPQ; encoded by the coding sequence ATGAGCAACGAGAGAGACACCGGAGATCGCCCCGTAGACGGGGTGAGCGAGTCGTCGGGCTCGGAGCCCGACGACACCCGCGACGAGCCCCCGCAGGAGGGCTCGAACGACGGGTTCGGGAGCGACGTCGATGTCGGGTTCGACGCCGAGATCGAGGAGGACGAGGACGACCTCCTCGGGGGGTTGCGAGTCGAGTCCACCGAGGACATCAAGGTGCCCGAGAAGCTGGTCGATCAGGTGATCGGCCAGGACCACGCCCAGGAGATCGTCCGCAAGGCCGCCAAACAGCGCCGACACATCCTGATGATCGGGTCGCCGGGGACCGGCAAGTCGATGCTGGCCAAGGCGATGACCCAACTCCTGCCGAACGAGGACCTCCAGGACGTCCTGATCTACCACAACCCCGACGACGGCAACGAGCCGAAGGTTCGCACTGTGCCCGCAGGAAAGGGCGAACAGATCGTCGACGCCCACAAGGAGGAGGCCCGCAAGCGCAACACGATGCGGACCATCCTGATGTGGCTGATCATCATCGTCATCCTGGGGTACTCCCTCTTTATCGGGAACATTCTCTTGGGAATCATCGCCGCCGCGATCATCTACCTCGCGTTCAAGTACGCGAACCGCGGCTCCGACGCGATGATCCCGAACCTCCTGATCAACAACGCCGACCGCACCACCGCGCCCTTCGAGGACGTGACCGGAGCCCACGCCGGCGCGCTGTTGGGCGACGTCCGCCACGACCCGTTTCAGTCCGGCGGCATGGAGACGCCCTCCCACGATCGGGTGGAAGCCGGCGGGATCCACAAGTCCCACCGCGGCGTGCTGTTCATCGACGAGATCAACACGCTCGACGTGCGCAGCCAGCAGCATCTGATGACCGCCATCCAGGAGGGCGAGTTCTCCATCACCGGGCAGAGCGAGCGTTCCTCGGGGGCGATGGTCCAGACCGAACCGGTCCCGTGTGACTTCATCATGGTCGCGGCGGGCAACCGCGACGCCCTCGAGAACATGCATCCCGCACTGCGCTCGCGGATCAAGGGCTACGGCTACGAGGTGTTCATGGACGACACCATCGAGGACACCCCCGAGATGCGTCGCAAATACGCGAGATTCGTCGCCCAGGAGGTCGAAAACGACGGCCGGCTCCCGCACTTCACGCGCGAGGCCGTCGAGGAGGTCATCCTCGAGGCCAAGCGCCGCTCGGGTCGCAAAGGCCACCTGACGCTTCTCTTCCGAAGCCTCGGCGGGTTGGTCCGTGTGGCGGGCGACATCGCCCGCTCGGAGGACGCCGAGTTCACGACGCGCGATCACGTCCTCCAGGCGAAAAAGCGCTCGCGGTCGATCGAACAGCAGCTCGCCGATACGTTCATCGAGCGCTACAGCGACTACGACATGACGATGAACGAGGGCGGCGTCGTCGGCCGGGTCAACGGACTCGCCGTGATGGGCGACGATTCGGGTATCGTCAAGCCGATCATGGCCGAGGTCACGCAGGGCCACGGCGAGGTGATCGCGACGGGCAAGCTCCAGGAGATCGCCCAGGAGTCGGTCCAGAACGTCTCGGCGATCATCAAGAAGTTCACCAACCAGGATATCAACGAACTGGACGTCCACATCCAGTTCCTGCAGTCCTACGAGGGCGTCGAGGGCGACTCGGCGTCGATCTCGATCGCGACGGCGGTGATCAGCGCCCTCGAGGAGATCCCGATCGCCCAGGACGTCGCGATGACCGGCTCGCTGTCGGTGCGTGGCGACGTGCTGCCCGTCGGCGGCGTCACCCACAAGATCGAGGCCGCGGCGAAGGCCGGCATCGACACGGTGATCATCCCCAAGTCCAACGAACAGGACGTCATGATCGAGGACGAGTACAAAGAGCAGATCGAGGTGATCCCCGTCAGCCACATCAGCGAGGTGCTCGACATCGCGCTGGTCGGCGAACCCGAAAAGGACGGGCTGGTCGACCGCCTGAAGCAGATCACGACCGCGCTCGAACGGGACAGACAGGTCCCGGGCGGCAGTCCCGCCCCGCAGTAG
- a CDS encoding CPBP family intramembrane glutamic endopeptidase — translation MAEWATFVGLTGVVTVLLLALAHASRSAIDEPDPDVELTSGLLLVNVALSQGVLLGVLLAAAWYTEIPLAAVGLGAGTTGTRALAIGVGLGFVLYLGSELGGATADRLGFEYDEGLRELLAPGSIGGWAVLLGFVLPVIALFEEFLFRAALIGVVWAGYGVSPWLLALVSSVLFAVGHGAQGRTGVAVTGLLGFALAAGFIVTESLLVVVIAHYLVNALEFVVHEGLGVEWAA, via the coding sequence GTGGCCGAGTGGGCGACGTTCGTCGGCCTGACGGGCGTCGTCACGGTCCTCCTTCTCGCGCTCGCTCACGCCTCCCGGTCGGCGATCGACGAACCCGATCCCGACGTCGAACTCACGAGCGGGCTCCTGCTCGTCAACGTCGCGCTCTCGCAGGGCGTGCTGCTGGGCGTGCTGCTCGCCGCGGCGTGGTACACCGAAATACCGCTCGCCGCCGTCGGCCTCGGCGCGGGTACGACGGGAACGAGGGCGCTCGCGATCGGCGTGGGTCTCGGGTTCGTTCTCTATCTCGGCTCCGAACTCGGCGGTGCGACCGCCGATCGACTCGGGTTCGAGTACGACGAGGGACTGCGCGAACTCCTCGCGCCCGGGTCCATCGGCGGGTGGGCCGTCCTCCTGGGGTTCGTCCTCCCGGTGATCGCCCTCTTCGAGGAGTTCCTCTTCCGGGCGGCGCTGATCGGCGTCGTCTGGGCGGGCTACGGCGTCTCGCCGTGGCTCCTCGCTCTCGTTTCCTCGGTCCTCTTCGCGGTCGGCCACGGCGCACAGGGCCGGACGGGGGTCGCCGTGACCGGCCTCCTCGGCTTCGCGCTCGCGGCGGGGTTCATCGTGACGGAAAGCCTGCTCGTCGTCGTGATCGCACACTACCTCGTGAACGCGCTGGAGTTCGTCGTCCACGAGGGGCTAGGAGTCGAGTGGGCGGCGTAG
- a CDS encoding MGMT family protein gives MDESDTGIYAREIAGIDRVVQIGIASGRVISLSLPDTPSEEATRGHALLDRIERYLGGEHDDFEDVPIALTVPTDHRAVLEKARAIPFGETTDVATLARTTPGLDEEDEAVVRAALESNPVPILIPDHRVADGPNALSPEITRLLRSLESNR, from the coding sequence ATGGACGAGAGCGACACGGGGATTTACGCACGCGAGATCGCGGGGATCGACCGCGTCGTCCAGATCGGGATCGCGTCGGGACGCGTGATCAGCCTCTCGCTTCCCGACACGCCCTCCGAGGAGGCCACGCGCGGCCACGCGTTGCTCGACCGGATCGAGCGCTATCTCGGGGGCGAACACGACGACTTCGAGGATGTCCCGATCGCGCTCACGGTGCCCACGGACCACCGGGCGGTGCTCGAGAAGGCGCGGGCGATCCCCTTCGGTGAGACGACCGACGTGGCGACGCTCGCCCGCACGACGCCCGGCCTCGACGAGGAGGACGAGGCCGTCGTGCGCGCCGCGCTCGAATCGAACCCGGTTCCGATCCTGATCCCGGATCACCGGGTCGCCGACGGCCCGAACGCCCTCTCCCCGGAAATCACACGCCTGCTGCGCTCGCTCGAATCGAACCGATAA
- the trpC gene encoding indole-3-glycerol phosphate synthase — MNASDPVAPAVESILRAAREREGGGERLSVEARSFPEAVAAVEREGRVPVIAEVKPTSPTTDGVRTDDPVGLAREMVAGGATALSVLTEPEHFGGSPGTLEAVRGAVDVPVLRKDFVLRESQMDVVEADLILLIARFVDDLEGLVTAARERGFQPLVEVHTREELATAVGAGAEIIGINNRDLARLEVDLNTFEEVASEAPDDVLLIAESGIGSKEDVRRMRGTGADALLIGTAIMDGDVRENTRRFTTA; from the coding sequence ATGAACGCTAGCGATCCGGTCGCACCGGCCGTCGAGTCGATCCTGCGGGCGGCACGCGAACGCGAGGGGGGCGGAGAACGCCTCTCGGTCGAGGCGCGGTCGTTCCCCGAGGCGGTCGCCGCCGTCGAGCGTGAGGGCCGCGTGCCGGTGATCGCGGAGGTCAAGCCGACCAGTCCGACGACCGACGGGGTTCGGACGGACGATCCCGTCGGGTTGGCGAGGGAGATGGTCGCGGGCGGGGCGACGGCGCTGTCGGTGCTGACCGAACCCGAGCACTTCGGGGGCTCGCCCGGGACGCTCGAGGCCGTGCGCGGGGCCGTCGACGTTCCGGTGCTCCGCAAGGACTTCGTCCTGCGGGAGTCGCAGATGGACGTCGTCGAGGCCGACCTGATCCTGTTGATCGCCCGGTTCGTCGACGATCTCGAAGGGCTCGTGACGGCGGCGAGAGAGCGGGGATTCCAGCCGCTCGTCGAGGTCCACACCCGCGAGGAACTGGCGACGGCGGTCGGGGCCGGCGCCGAGATCATCGGAATCAACAACCGCGACCTCGCCCGGTTGGAAGTGGATCTGAACACGTTCGAGGAGGTCGCGAGCGAGGCCCCCGACGATGTACTGTTGATCGCGGAAAGCGGGATCGGCTCGAAGGAAGACGTCCGGCGGATGCGCGGGACGGGCGCGGACGCGCTGTTGATCGGTACCGCCATCATGGACGGCGACGTACGCGAGAACACGAGGCGATTCACCACAGCATGA
- the trpB gene encoding tryptophan synthase subunit beta: protein MSTSKFGRYGGQYVPEALMPAIEELEDAYQRFVLENDEGFVDEFRARLRDFGGRPTPLQHAEALSARYDREVYLKREDLLHGGAHKLNNALGQALLAKYMGKGRIIAETGAGQHGTATAMACAHLGLDCEIYMGERDINRQRPNVFRMRLNGAEVNPVTTGRGTLKEAISETMRDWATSVEDTHYVIGSVVGPHPFPRMVRDFQAVIGEEAREQIREKAGRLPDSVLACAGGGSNTMGAFDEFVADGVGLYAVEAGGSSLEVDEAAGVAPNSASLSTGSEGVLHGARTKLLQDADGQIMESHSVSSGLDYAGVGPELAHLVDEGRVTPVNVDDDGALEAFHRLSQLEGIIPALETAHAFAFLEEEYEDLGEVVIVNVSGRGDKDLESVIEETAERDIEGTPDMDVFRGGR from the coding sequence ATGAGCACGAGCAAGTTCGGACGCTACGGCGGCCAGTACGTCCCCGAGGCGCTGATGCCCGCGATCGAGGAACTGGAGGACGCGTACCAGCGGTTCGTTCTCGAAAACGACGAGGGGTTCGTGGACGAGTTTCGCGCCCGACTGCGCGATTTCGGCGGGCGACCCACGCCGCTCCAGCACGCGGAAGCCCTCTCGGCGCGCTACGACCGGGAGGTCTATCTCAAACGCGAGGACCTCCTCCATGGAGGCGCCCACAAACTGAACAACGCGCTGGGCCAGGCCCTGCTCGCGAAGTACATGGGCAAGGGTCGGATCATCGCCGAGACCGGGGCCGGACAGCACGGCACCGCGACGGCGATGGCCTGTGCCCATCTGGGGCTGGACTGCGAGATCTACATGGGCGAGCGCGACATCAACCGCCAGCGCCCCAACGTCTTCCGGATGCGCCTGAACGGGGCGGAGGTCAACCCGGTGACGACGGGGCGGGGCACGCTGAAGGAGGCCATCTCGGAGACGATGCGCGACTGGGCCACGTCGGTCGAGGACACCCACTACGTGATCGGGAGCGTCGTGGGCCCGCACCCCTTCCCGCGGATGGTCCGGGACTTCCAAGCGGTGATCGGCGAGGAGGCCCGCGAGCAGATCCGGGAGAAGGCGGGACGGCTACCCGACAGCGTGCTCGCGTGTGCGGGTGGCGGGTCGAACACGATGGGCGCCTTTGACGAGTTCGTCGCGGACGGCGTGGGATTGTACGCCGTCGAGGCCGGCGGAAGTAGTTTAGAAGTCGACGAGGCGGCCGGCGTCGCGCCCAACTCGGCGTCGCTCTCGACCGGAAGCGAGGGCGTCCTCCACGGCGCGCGAACGAAGCTCCTGCAGGACGCCGACGGCCAGATCATGGAATCGCACTCCGTTTCGTCGGGGCTGGATTACGCCGGGGTGGGTCCGGAGCTCGCCCACCTCGTCGACGAGGGCCGGGTCACGCCCGTGAACGTCGACGACGACGGGGCGCTGGAGGCGTTCCATCGCCTCTCCCAGTTGGAGGGGATCATCCCCGCGCTGGAGACGGCCCACGCGTTCGCCTTCCTCGAAGAGGAGTACGAGGACTTGGGAGAGGTCGTGATCGTCAACGTCTCGGGACGGGGCGATAAGGACCTCGAATCGGTGATCGAGGAGACGGCCGAACGCGACATCGAGGGCACGCCCGACATGGATGTCTTCCGAGGTGGACGATGA
- the trpA gene encoding tryptophan synthase subunit alpha has protein sequence MSPSRIDEALAEGPAFIPYLAAGDSGVSGSEATGGSEDVPSSGVESTKEYVRALVRGGADIVELGLPFSEPIAEGSTIQNAIVRSLSGGMTPDVYFDLVEDLDVGVPIVCMTYYNLIYRYGDEEGPEPFVRRAAEVGIDGFVVPDLPAEEADPLREACDTYRLDLIFIVAPTTRGERLRRIMSQVSGYVYVQARLGTTGARADVSDQTDTSLGRLEEWDVPKAVGFGISEREHAERIVAGGADGIIVGSALVDIVAEGETDEGTVAERLERKARELKEGALAGAESRPQPERP, from the coding sequence ATGAGTCCGAGTCGCATCGACGAGGCGCTCGCCGAGGGCCCGGCGTTCATCCCGTACCTCGCGGCGGGCGATTCAGGTGTCTCCGGGAGCGAAGCGACCGGAGGCTCGGAAGACGTTCCGTCTTCCGGCGTCGAGTCGACCAAGGAGTACGTCCGCGCGCTGGTCCGTGGCGGGGCCGACATCGTCGAACTCGGACTGCCCTTCTCGGAGCCGATCGCGGAGGGCTCGACCATCCAGAACGCGATCGTCCGCTCGCTTTCGGGCGGGATGACCCCCGACGTGTATTTCGATCTCGTCGAAGATCTGGACGTGGGGGTACCGATCGTCTGCATGACCTACTACAACCTGATCTATCGATACGGCGACGAAGAGGGTCCGGAGCCGTTCGTCCGTAGGGCCGCTGAGGTCGGAATCGACGGCTTCGTCGTGCCGGACTTGCCCGCCGAAGAGGCCGACCCGCTCCGGGAGGCCTGCGATACCTACAGACTGGACCTGATCTTCATCGTCGCGCCGACCACGCGCGGCGAGCGGCTGAGACGGATCATGAGTCAGGTCTCGGGCTACGTCTACGTGCAGGCGCGCCTCGGAACGACGGGTGCGCGCGCGGACGTGAGCGATCAGACCGATACGAGCCTCGGACGTCTGGAAGAGTGGGACGTTCCCAAAGCGGTCGGCTTCGGGATCAGCGAGCGCGAACACGCGGAACGCATCGTCGCGGGCGGTGCCGACGGGATCATCGTCGGAAGCGCGCTCGTCGATATCGTAGCCGAGGGCGAGACGGACGAGGGAACCGTCGCCGAGCGCCTCGAACGGAAGGCTCGTGAGCTGAAGGAGGGTGCGCTGGCCGGGGCCGAAAGCCGGCCGCAACCGGAACGTCCATAA
- a CDS encoding 2-amino-3,7-dideoxy-D-threo-hept-6-ulosonate synthase, which translates to MTAGFDARLERISTDGKYLVVPMDHGITMGAVKGLKDIEGTIDAVTRGGADCVLTQKGIAPRVHPNTNGAGYVVHLNGSTTIGPDESDKRVTGTVEEAIRAGADAVSFHINVGSDYEPEQIEGLARLTDRADRFGMPVLAMAYARGPGIDGADPEALGHAVRLAEELGADIVKTGYSGDAESFQHVVESTRLPVVIAGGARGTDKETLEKVRGTIDAGGAGISMGRSIFQHDDPEAITRAVSAIIHEDASAEEAIETAGLAVEA; encoded by the coding sequence ATGACCGCGGGATTCGACGCACGACTCGAGCGGATCAGCACCGACGGCAAGTACCTCGTCGTCCCGATGGATCACGGGATCACCATGGGCGCGGTGAAGGGCCTGAAGGACATCGAGGGGACGATCGACGCGGTGACGCGCGGCGGCGCGGACTGCGTGCTCACCCAGAAGGGGATCGCACCCCGCGTGCATCCCAACACCAACGGCGCGGGCTACGTCGTCCACCTCAACGGCTCGACCACCATCGGCCCCGACGAGAGCGACAAGCGGGTCACGGGCACCGTCGAGGAGGCGATCCGTGCGGGCGCGGACGCCGTTTCGTTCCACATCAACGTCGGCTCGGACTACGAACCCGAGCAGATCGAGGGGCTCGCCCGGTTGACCGATCGGGCGGATCGGTTTGGTATGCCCGTGCTGGCCATGGCCTACGCGCGCGGGCCCGGCATCGACGGGGCCGACCCCGAGGCGCTCGGCCACGCGGTGCGCCTCGCCGAGGAACTCGGTGCCGATATCGTCAAGACGGGCTACTCGGGCGACGCCGAGAGCTTCCAGCACGTCGTCGAGTCGACCCGGCTGCCCGTGGTTATCGCGGGCGGCGCGCGCGGAACCGATAAAGAAACCCTCGAAAAGGTTCGGGGCACGATCGACGCCGGCGGCGCGGGCATCTCGATGGGCCGGTCGATCTTCCAGCACGACGACCCCGAGGCGATCACAAGAGCCGTCTCGGCGATCATCCACGAGGACGCCAGCGCCGAGGAGGCCATCGAGACGGCGGGGCTCGCGGTCGAGGCGTAA
- a CDS encoding four-helix bundle copper-binding protein: MALSEIDHLDDEMERCIDSCFEATQACEWCADECAGHGEEMAECLRLCRDVADLATQCARLCARDSTFHTQTAELCAEACEACAEECEQHDHDHCQLCAEVLPECADACREMIEAMD, translated from the coding sequence ATGGCGCTCTCAGAAATCGACCACCTCGACGACGAGATGGAACGGTGTATCGACAGCTGCTTCGAGGCCACCCAAGCGTGTGAGTGGTGCGCCGACGAGTGCGCCGGCCACGGCGAGGAGATGGCCGAGTGTCTCCGGCTGTGTCGAGACGTCGCCGACCTCGCGACCCAGTGTGCTCGGCTGTGTGCGCGCGACTCGACGTTCCACACGCAGACTGCCGAGCTGTGTGCCGAGGCCTGTGAGGCGTGTGCCGAGGAGTGCGAACAGCACGATCACGACCACTGCCAGCTGTGTGCGGAGGTCCTGCCCGAGTGCGCCGACGCCTGCCGCGAGATGATCGAGGCGATGGACTGA
- a CDS encoding DUF4396 domain-containing protein, producing the protein MFFHLLAIVLLQKSVLPQWLLEVGLRLERAFEPVRVVLEPILSSPLVAAVWALLVITSLGVLWWDLGEHNQPLPSMMKFVWTLTVLYSGPIGLAVYWYTGRTQISRDSFWRRGSRSTSHCYSGCGAGEIVGITLAQGLLALSTVWVVLITFGFAYLFGYGLNIGPLMQEGESFRAATKDAFLSETPSITVMEIAAIATDLLLAGTAGMGSILFWMAMAFSLSVGFVAAYPVNVGLISLGVKEGMMNPQEMR; encoded by the coding sequence ATGTTTTTCCACCTACTAGCTATAGTCCTCCTCCAGAAGTCGGTGCTTCCACAGTGGCTCCTCGAGGTCGGACTGCGCCTCGAACGGGCGTTCGAACCAGTCAGAGTAGTCCTCGAACCGATCCTCTCGAGCCCGCTTGTCGCGGCGGTATGGGCGCTCCTCGTGATCACGTCGCTGGGCGTCCTCTGGTGGGATCTCGGGGAGCACAACCAGCCGCTGCCGTCGATGATGAAGTTCGTCTGGACGCTCACCGTCCTCTATTCGGGGCCGATCGGACTCGCGGTCTACTGGTACACGGGCCGGACCCAGATCAGCCGCGATTCGTTCTGGCGGCGGGGGTCGCGCTCGACCAGCCACTGCTATTCGGGCTGTGGTGCCGGCGAGATCGTCGGTATCACCCTCGCACAGGGGCTCCTCGCGCTGAGTACCGTCTGGGTCGTCCTGATCACGTTCGGCTTCGCGTACCTGTTCGGCTACGGGCTCAACATCGGGCCGCTGATGCAGGAGGGCGAGAGCTTTCGCGCGGCCACCAAGGACGCGTTCCTCAGCGAGACGCCGAGCATCACGGTCATGGAGATCGCCGCCATCGCCACCGACCTGCTGCTGGCAGGTACCGCGGGGATGGGAAGCATCCTGTTCTGGATGGCGATGGCGTTCTCGCTGTCGGTGGGGTTCGTCGCGGCGTACCCGGTCAACGTCGGTCTGATCTCGTTGGGCGTGAAGGAGGGGATGATGAATCCACAGGAGATGCGATGA
- a CDS encoding potassium channel family protein, giving the protein MNGFHLALGLVLLVSSTVDLLWTTLWVEGGAGPLTSRLMAGAWRALRRLGGRNARALGLAGPLIFVFTLITWIALLWSGWTLVFVSAESALTDTLNRGSISWSDHLYFAGYTMFTLGNGDFVPREGIWQFVTVLATGSGMLLVTLTVSYTLSVLDAITQKRSFASGVTGLGTHGNALVRTAWDGEGFSGLDLPLNAYVSQLNTLTSNHKAYPVLHYFYSPRAERAPVVAITILDEALTIFRFGISEEHRPNNVIITNARSSVQSYLETLHSAFIHPADEVPPPPNLDPLSESGLPTVSDEEFTTALETLTDRRRTLLGLINSDARRWPAGEIPAEETENEWL; this is encoded by the coding sequence ATGAACGGCTTCCATCTCGCGCTCGGCCTCGTCCTGCTCGTCAGTAGCACCGTCGACCTCCTGTGGACGACGCTCTGGGTCGAAGGCGGGGCCGGACCGCTCACCTCCCGACTGATGGCAGGGGCGTGGCGAGCCCTTCGACGGCTCGGCGGGCGGAACGCACGAGCGCTCGGCCTCGCGGGCCCGCTGATCTTCGTGTTCACCCTCATCACGTGGATCGCCCTGCTCTGGAGCGGCTGGACGCTCGTCTTCGTCAGCGCCGAGAGCGCCCTCACGGATACACTGAACAGGGGGTCGATCTCGTGGTCCGATCACCTCTATTTCGCCGGCTACACGATGTTCACGCTGGGGAACGGTGATTTCGTTCCGCGAGAGGGGATCTGGCAGTTCGTCACCGTCCTCGCGACGGGAAGCGGGATGCTCCTGGTCACGCTGACCGTCTCGTATACGTTGTCGGTTCTCGATGCGATAACGCAGAAACGCTCGTTCGCCAGCGGTGTGACCGGCCTCGGGACGCACGGCAACGCTCTCGTTCGCACGGCGTGGGACGGCGAGGGGTTCTCCGGGCTCGACCTCCCGCTCAACGCGTACGTCTCCCAACTGAACACCTTGACCTCGAACCACAAGGCCTACCCGGTTCTTCATTACTTCTACAGTCCGCGGGCCGAACGGGCACCAGTGGTCGCGATCACGATCCTCGACGAGGCATTGACGATATTTCGTTTCGGTATTTCCGAGGAGCACCGACCGAACAACGTGATCATCACGAATGCCCGTTCGAGCGTCCAGAGCTACCTCGAGACGCTCCACAGCGCGTTCATCCACCCCGCAGACGAGGTCCCGCCCCCGCCGAATCTCGATCCACTCTCCGAGAGCGGACTCCCTACCGTGTCCGACGAGGAATTCACCACGGCACTGGAGACGCTGACCGATCGTCGGCGCACGTTGCTCGGCCTTATCAATTCGGATGCCCGGCGATGGCCCGCCGGCGAGATTCCCGCCGAGGAGACCGAAAACGAGTGGTTATGA